The Chelonia mydas isolate rCheMyd1 chromosome 3, rCheMyd1.pri.v2, whole genome shotgun sequence genome includes a region encoding these proteins:
- the VGLL2 gene encoding transcription cofactor vestigial-like protein 2 isoform X1 translates to MILKINSQLPLAMSCLDVMYQVYGPPQPYFAAAYSPYHQKLAFYSKMQEAPESASSASTSSSSFSSHAPASIKEEDCSPEKERPPEAEYINSRCVLFTYFQGDISSVVDEHFSRALSQPSSYSPSSASAKTSRSTSSWRDGSFPMSQRSFPASFWNSAYQPSSVPASLSSSLGSPLAAAGHSELPFAGADPYSPAALHGHLHQGGPEPWHHPHPHPYLGAQASAYPRPAAMHEVYGAHFDPRYSPLLVPAASVRPHRLPPASAPAPGSPQCELGKSEPASAAWAAPGPFPSPAGDMAQGLGLNVDAGAQETLFAAMFSLESSPLFLLWWISPELICCLKDPRVPFLSSFRQAHHGSASMSGISRTRTPGRQWDFILQYLAFQIQYLRHIVEDKIPSVERGEPKTLLFKLTPHPELWSDCLKRVKLCGQ, encoded by the exons ATGATCCTAAAAATCAATTCGCAGCTGCCTTTAGCCATGAGCTGTTTGGATGTTATGTACCAAGTCTATGGTCCTCCCCAGCCTTACTTTGCAGCAGCCTATAGTCCTTATCACCAG AAACTAGCCTTTTACTCGAAAATGCAGGAAGCCCCGGAAAGCGCCAGCAGcgccagcaccagcagcagctccttctccAGCCATGCCCCTGCCAGCATCAAGGAGGAAGACTGCAGCCCCGAGAAGGAGCGCCCCCCCGAGGCCGAGTACATCAACTCCCGGTGCGTCCTCTTCACCTACTTCCAAGGGGACATCAGCTCCGTGGTCGATGAGCACTTCAGCCGGGCCCTTAGCCAGCCCAGCAGCTACTCGCCCAGCAGTGCCAGCGCCAAGACGTCACGGAGCACCAGCTCCTGGAGGG acGGCTCCTTCCCGATGAGCCAGCGCAGCTTCCCCGCTTCCTTCTGGAACAGCGCGTACCAGCCCTCCTCGGTCCCGGcctccctgagcagcagcctgggcagtCCCCTGGCCGCCGCCGGCCACAGCGAGCTGCCCTTCGCCGGGGCCGACCCCTACTCGCCGGCCGCGCTGCACGGCCACCTGCACCAGGGCGGGCCGGAGCCCTGGCACCACCCGCACCCGCACCCCTACCTGGGCGCGCAGGCCTCCGCCTACCCCCGGCCCGCCGCCATGCACGAGGTCTACGGCGCCCACTTCGACCCCCGCTACAGCCCGCTGCTGGTGCCCGCCGCCTCGGTCCGCCCGCACCGCCTGCCGCCCGCCTCGGCGCCCGCGCCCGGCAGCCCCCAGTGCGAGCTGGGCAAGAGCGAGCCCGCCAGCGCGGCCTGGGCGGCGCCGGGCCCTTTCCCCAGCCCGGCGGGGGACAtggcccagggcctgggcctcAATGTGGACGCAG GTGCTCAGGAGACGCTTTTTGCAGCTATGTTTTCACTGGAAAG CTCGCCGTTATTCCTTCTGTGGTGGATCTCTCCTGAGCTGATCTGCTGTCTCAAAGACCCCCGAGTccccttcctctcttccttcagACAAGCCCACCACGGCTCAGCATCTATGTCAGGCATTTCAAGGACAAGAACACCGGGAAGGCAATGGGACTTCATACTACAGTACTTGGCATTTCAGATACAATACTTAAGACATATTGTGGAGGATAAAATTCCTTCTGTTGAAAGAGGAGAGCCAAAGACACTTTTATTTAAACTAACTCCACACCCAGAACTGTGGTCAGACTGCTTAAAAAGAGTTAAATTATGTGGACAGTGA
- the VGLL2 gene encoding transcription cofactor vestigial-like protein 2 isoform X2, with amino-acid sequence MILKINSQLPLAMSCLDVMYQVYGPPQPYFAAAYSPYHQKLAFYSKMQEAPESASSASTSSSSFSSHAPASIKEEDCSPEKERPPEAEYINSRCVLFTYFQGDISSVVDEHFSRALSQPSSYSPSSASAKTSRSTSSWRDGSFPMSQRSFPASFWNSAYQPSSVPASLSSSLGSPLAAAGHSELPFAGADPYSPAALHGHLHQGGPEPWHHPHPHPYLGAQASAYPRPAAMHEVYGAHFDPRYSPLLVPAASVRPHRLPPASAPAPGSPQCELGKSEPASAAWAAPGPFPSPAGDMAQGLGLNVDAGAQETLFAAMFSLER; translated from the exons ATGATCCTAAAAATCAATTCGCAGCTGCCTTTAGCCATGAGCTGTTTGGATGTTATGTACCAAGTCTATGGTCCTCCCCAGCCTTACTTTGCAGCAGCCTATAGTCCTTATCACCAG AAACTAGCCTTTTACTCGAAAATGCAGGAAGCCCCGGAAAGCGCCAGCAGcgccagcaccagcagcagctccttctccAGCCATGCCCCTGCCAGCATCAAGGAGGAAGACTGCAGCCCCGAGAAGGAGCGCCCCCCCGAGGCCGAGTACATCAACTCCCGGTGCGTCCTCTTCACCTACTTCCAAGGGGACATCAGCTCCGTGGTCGATGAGCACTTCAGCCGGGCCCTTAGCCAGCCCAGCAGCTACTCGCCCAGCAGTGCCAGCGCCAAGACGTCACGGAGCACCAGCTCCTGGAGGG acGGCTCCTTCCCGATGAGCCAGCGCAGCTTCCCCGCTTCCTTCTGGAACAGCGCGTACCAGCCCTCCTCGGTCCCGGcctccctgagcagcagcctgggcagtCCCCTGGCCGCCGCCGGCCACAGCGAGCTGCCCTTCGCCGGGGCCGACCCCTACTCGCCGGCCGCGCTGCACGGCCACCTGCACCAGGGCGGGCCGGAGCCCTGGCACCACCCGCACCCGCACCCCTACCTGGGCGCGCAGGCCTCCGCCTACCCCCGGCCCGCCGCCATGCACGAGGTCTACGGCGCCCACTTCGACCCCCGCTACAGCCCGCTGCTGGTGCCCGCCGCCTCGGTCCGCCCGCACCGCCTGCCGCCCGCCTCGGCGCCCGCGCCCGGCAGCCCCCAGTGCGAGCTGGGCAAGAGCGAGCCCGCCAGCGCGGCCTGGGCGGCGCCGGGCCCTTTCCCCAGCCCGGCGGGGGACAtggcccagggcctgggcctcAATGTGGACGCAG GTGCTCAGGAGACGCTTTTTGCAGCTATGTTTTCACTGGAAAGGTGA
- the VGLL2 gene encoding transcription cofactor vestigial-like protein 2 isoform X3, translating to MILKINSQLPLAMSCLDVMYQVYGPPQPYFAAAYSPYHQKLAFYSKMQEAPESASSASTSSSSFSSHAPASIKEEDCSPEKERPPEAEYINSRCVLFTYFQGDISSVVDEHFSRALSQPSSYSPSSASAKTSRSTSSWRDGSFPMSQRSFPASFWNSAYQPSSVPASLSSSLGSPLAAAGHSELPFAGADPYSPAALHGHLHQGGPEPWHHPHPHPYLGAQASAYPRPAAMHEVYGAHFDPRYSPLLVPAASVRPHRLPPASAPAPGSPQCELGKSEPASAAWAAPGPFPSPAGDMAQGLGLNVDAARRYSFCGGSLLS from the exons ATGATCCTAAAAATCAATTCGCAGCTGCCTTTAGCCATGAGCTGTTTGGATGTTATGTACCAAGTCTATGGTCCTCCCCAGCCTTACTTTGCAGCAGCCTATAGTCCTTATCACCAG AAACTAGCCTTTTACTCGAAAATGCAGGAAGCCCCGGAAAGCGCCAGCAGcgccagcaccagcagcagctccttctccAGCCATGCCCCTGCCAGCATCAAGGAGGAAGACTGCAGCCCCGAGAAGGAGCGCCCCCCCGAGGCCGAGTACATCAACTCCCGGTGCGTCCTCTTCACCTACTTCCAAGGGGACATCAGCTCCGTGGTCGATGAGCACTTCAGCCGGGCCCTTAGCCAGCCCAGCAGCTACTCGCCCAGCAGTGCCAGCGCCAAGACGTCACGGAGCACCAGCTCCTGGAGGG acGGCTCCTTCCCGATGAGCCAGCGCAGCTTCCCCGCTTCCTTCTGGAACAGCGCGTACCAGCCCTCCTCGGTCCCGGcctccctgagcagcagcctgggcagtCCCCTGGCCGCCGCCGGCCACAGCGAGCTGCCCTTCGCCGGGGCCGACCCCTACTCGCCGGCCGCGCTGCACGGCCACCTGCACCAGGGCGGGCCGGAGCCCTGGCACCACCCGCACCCGCACCCCTACCTGGGCGCGCAGGCCTCCGCCTACCCCCGGCCCGCCGCCATGCACGAGGTCTACGGCGCCCACTTCGACCCCCGCTACAGCCCGCTGCTGGTGCCCGCCGCCTCGGTCCGCCCGCACCGCCTGCCGCCCGCCTCGGCGCCCGCGCCCGGCAGCCCCCAGTGCGAGCTGGGCAAGAGCGAGCCCGCCAGCGCGGCCTGGGCGGCGCCGGGCCCTTTCCCCAGCCCGGCGGGGGACAtggcccagggcctgggcctcAATGTGGACGCAG CTCGCCGTTATTCCTTCTGTGGTGGATCTCTCCTGAGCTGA